A stretch of DNA from Aurantiacibacter atlanticus:
TTCCTGAGCGTAGACAGGAGCCTGAACCGTGAGGGCGCCCGCTCCGAGTCCGACTGCGAACAGGCCGGCAAACAGCATGCTGCGCATGGCCCTGTCCCTCCGCGCACTCATGTCACCGACCCGTTCCCAGACGCCTTCCATGAAGCCGCCGGGCACGCTCGGTGAAACATCGTGCGCAAGAGCGCTCAAAATAGGGTCCAGATCCTGTTCCATCGGTGCGGGTCGATCCTTCAACTGCTCTTCGTTCTTCCCATACGCGCGGCGCGTGCGCTACCCGCACAAATATTTTGTGAGGGGAGGCGGCTCGGGACGCGTAACAGGCAACATAGCTCTCGTTAATCTGCGGTGAAAGGGCACGCGCCTCCATGAAAGCAGTCCATTTCTTTATTCTTGTCTGCGCAGTGTTCCTGGCAATCGGTCCTGTCTATGCGCATGGCGACGAGGCACATGGTTCCGATGCAAACGTCGCCGCCTCTTCCGAGCCGAGCCAGGAAGCGCCTGGCATGAACGGGATGCAAAGCGCCTCGGGTCAGTCTGCCGAAGCCGGTCACGGCTCCGACGAGCATGATGACGCATCCGGCGGACACGAGAGCGCCAGCGAGGGTGACTTCGTCACTGTCCTCAAGAAGCTGCATCCCGCGACGATCCATTTCCCGATCGCACTGTTCCTGATGGCGGCGCTGGCCGAGTTGTTCGTCATGGCCGGGAGAGGCGCTGCGGCCGAACCCGCCGTCCGCGTGCTGATCTATGGCGGAGCGGCCGGTGCCGTCGTCGCAGCCCTGTTCGGTTGGATACATACGGGCGTCTGGTTTGGCGGAGACACAGTCATGCAGCTCCACCGCTGGAACGGAATGCTGATCACCGCGCTCGGTCTTGCTCTGGCCGGACTTGCCTACCGGCCGCGTGAAGGCAGAGCCCTTCTACGTAGCGGACTTTTCGTCATGGGCGCGCTCATTCTGCTCCAGGGTTTTCTCGGCGGAGAGCTTGCGCACGGACCGGATCACCTTGGTCTCTCCTGGACCTGAAGGACAAACATGATGCAGCATTTTCACGCCAAAGAAGATGATTGGAACGCTTTTCCTCGGGACCGCGCTGGCGGGCCTGGCGGCATGCGATCAACAACCCGAGCCCATGACGGATTTCGGAGCTACGGTTGATATCGAGACAGCCTCGGCGAGCGCGCCGTCGCCCTTTGAGGCTGCTTCCGAAAGTCCGACAGATACGGATGTAGAAACCGTGCCGGTCGCCAGCGTACCTGCGACCCAGCGCAAGCCGACGGGTCCGGCCATAGCGCGACCATCGCGCACGCCGACAACCGGTTCGACGCCGACACGTGCTCCGACGACCTCGGATGTCGCGGAACCGGCCGATCCGCATGCTGGCCACAACATGGAGTCCATGTCAGATCACGACATGGAAGTAATGTAGGAGATTTGAGCATGAAATTCAGATTTGCGGGCGAGTACATATGCCGGACGCGCGCGACACTCGCTACTCTCGTGTCGACTTTCAACGTAGGTGACCATATAGGTAAAGATTCATGGCCGGCCTAAACCATCCTGCATCAGCAGCTTCGGGATCGGATATTCTTGCGCTGATTGGGGATGGTGTCGTGAGCACAGACGAAAGCGGACGCATCCTGCTTTTCAATCGTGCGGCTGAAGAGATTTTCGGCTACGGGGCTGACGAGATACTTGGCGAAACGGTCGAGATCCTTCTCCCTCGTCGCTTCCGCTCGAGACATGTGAGCGACGTGAAGGCGTTCGCGGTGGATCCGGAGGCAACCCGCCGCATTATGGGGCATCGCAGGGAAGTGCTCGGGCAACGCAAGACGGGCGAAGAATTCCCCGTCGAAGCCACGGTATCCCGGCATTTGCTCAATGGGAACACTACCCTCACGGTCGTGATCCGCGACGTCTCGGAGCGCAGGCGTTTCGAGCAGGAGCTCGAAATGCGTAACCGCGAGCTTGCAGCGAGCGAAAGCCGCCTGCGCCTGGCGCTCGAGGGCGGGCGCATGGGCACGTGGGAATGGAACCTCCAGAACGACGAACTCTTGGGCGACGACGCCTTGCGGCACCTATGGGGGTTGAGCGAACAGGCACGAGTCCATGTCGATGATGCTTTTGCGAGGGTTCACCCGGAGGATTTGCCCGGGCTGCGTCGAGTGCTCGATAACGTCATTGCCAGGACCGAAGAGTTTGCCGATGAATTCCGGATTCGCGATCGCGAGGGATCATCTCGCTGGGTAGCCGCGCGGGGCACGGTCTTGCGGGGAGGGGAAGGAGAAGCCAAAACCATTGTTGGCGTCTCCTTCGATGTGAGCGAGCGGCGTGAGCTTGACGAACAGCGACGCCTACTCGCCGCCGAGTTGAATCACCGCATGAAGAACATGATGGCGTTGGTTCAATCCGTCGTGAGTCTTTCCTCCGGTGGCACCCAATCCGTAGATGCCTACAAGCAAGCGCTGCAGGGGCGGCTTGGGGCGGTCGCCAAGAGCCTGAACCTGACGCAGGACGGCGAGAGCCGCGTCGCTCTGCTTGATCAGCTCCTTCGCGAGTTGGAGCCCTACCGGAACGCGAACGGCACCAATATCGTGCTTGCGGGCCCAACTGTCCCACTTGATGCGAGGACAGGTCTTTCAGTCGGGTTGGTTCTCCACGAATTGGCTACCAATGCTGCGAAATACGGAGCCCTGAGCCTTGCGACAGGAACCGTCTCGGTAGAATGGACCCTTGAGGACAGTGATGGGGGCTGTCGGCTGACGCTGGAATGGAGAGAGAGCGGCGGACCGCCCGTATCTCCGCCAACGCACCGCGGTTTTGGCAGTACCCTGATCGAGACAACTCTTACGCGATCTTTGCGCGGGAAAGTCGAAATTGACTATCTTCCCCAAGGATTGCTCTGCCGTATGGCCTTGCCGCTCGAGAACAAGGAAAAGCGGTCGAGTCTCTGAGTTGGGCATTTCCCAAATATTGGATCAGCGATAAACCTCTTAGCAGGAAGGACCGCTGCCTTTTGGGCAATCGATTGTCGCCTTTCGCCATGCTTGCCCTGTGTTCCTGTATTTTCTGGTCGTGCTCAACCATCAGACGCTGGCGCTCGGCCGGGTCGGTGGCAGTGCGCGCCTTTTGTATCGCCTGGGACCCCATCGTCATTTCCCCTTCATTTTTGTGGGTTGGTCGTAAATATTTCCCTGCATAGGCATCCTCCTTGGAACGTTTCTTAGGAGGTGAACAGGCCGATTGAGCCGCTGTCAGAGCGCCGCTGTCACCGCTTTCAATTTATTCGTCACGCTCGCAGCGACCTCTGCTAGCGCCTCGTCTTCGACCGCTTGCACCGAGGCGACCGGATCGACCGCAGCGACTTCGAACACTTCGGGGGCGACCTGCTGGATAATGACGTTGCAGGGCAGCATGGTTCCGATCTTGTCCTCGGCCTGCAACGCCTTGTGCGCCAGGCTTGGATTGCACGCGCCAAGGTTACGGCAGGGCCGAATGTCCACGCTGATCTTTTCCTTTAGCGTTGTCTGCAGGTCGATCTCAGTGAGAATGCCGAACCCATGTTCTTGCAGCGCCGCTCTCACGCGCTCCAGCACAGCTTCGATGTCTCCTGCTTCGATGGTCTTGGCAAAATAGTAGCTCACGTCCGTGTCTCCTGTGTTGTTGCGGCCGGCCTAGGTGCCGAATAGTGCCGGATCATGCCGATGGAGGTACTCATGCACGTGTGGCGCACAGAGCCATCCGTCATCCGGTCCGACGACGCTACGCCAGAACCCGGCGACGGTTCGGCCAGCTCCACCAATCCTGGCCGCCAAATTCGCGCAACAAAGCTACCTGCTGAGAGGCTCGCCGGAGCGAACTCTAAGTTGCCGCGAGCTCCGCACCAGGCTGGTTTGGGGTGCCCAGTTCGAAATCTGAGGTCAGTCCGGTTGATAACAACGCTCAAGTTGCTCTTTGAACGTATCAATGCCATGAAAGTAACAGCTTCAAATCGCGATTGGTTCCAAGAGAAGGCAGCGGCGTCAGGTTTCAGCGCGCAGCCGACAGGACAGTGCATGAACGATAGTGATAACGTTACGACAAACGAGCCCGAGGAGGCTTTGCGGCCAATGGATGAAGCGGTGCGCCGGGCCCTGGTGGAAGGCCATGAGGGGATGCTGCGGTTTCTTATCGGACGGCTGCGCAATCGCAATGATGCTGAAGAAGTTCTTCAGCGGTTCATGCTGCGCGCTATTGAGCGTGCCAATGACTTGCGAGACGTTAAGTCGGTCAAGGGGTGGCTTTCGAAAGTCCTCGCGACGACATTGATCGATTTCCATCGCCAAGCGACACGTAGCCGCATGAAGGAAACCGTTGTCGACCCGCAGGAGCTTGCCGAGCTCGCGGAAGCCGAAGGCCCGAGCGACGACGACATCGAAGCGGCGATTTGCAATTGCTTGTACCGCCTCCTGCCGACGCTCAAGTCGGAATATGCGGAAATCATCTGGCGCGCCGACTTGCTCGAAGAACCGCGCGAAAGCATTGCAGAAAGTCTCGATACGACGGTCAACAACATCAATGTACGCCTTTACCGCGCCCGCGGCGCTCTCAAGCAGCGCCTGCTCCAGATGTGCCGAACCTGCGTAATTCACGGTTTTCTTGATTGTGAGTGCCAGCACGAAACGGTCGACAGCGGCGCTTCGTAGCGGTCTGTGAGGCGAGACGAGAGCCTATCCTTCCCTCTAGTTCCGCAAGCTGGATTTCGCTTTGCATTTGGTATTGGCCGGTCGGGGCGGGGGCTCCATCCCCAAAGTCCAGGCGGGCGGGTCGCTTGCAGGAAAGGACTCTTCCCCAGCCTCGTC
This window harbors:
- a CDS encoding DUF2231 domain-containing protein — translated: MKAVHFFILVCAVFLAIGPVYAHGDEAHGSDANVAASSEPSQEAPGMNGMQSASGQSAEAGHGSDEHDDASGGHESASEGDFVTVLKKLHPATIHFPIALFLMAALAELFVMAGRGAAAEPAVRVLIYGGAAGAVVAALFGWIHTGVWFGGDTVMQLHRWNGMLITALGLALAGLAYRPREGRALLRSGLFVMGALILLQGFLGGELAHGPDHLGLSWT
- a CDS encoding RNA polymerase sigma factor; translated protein: MEVLMHVWRTEPSVIRSDDATPEPGDGSASSTNPGRQIRATKLPAERLAGANSKLPRAPHQAGLGCPVRNLRSVRLITTLKLLFERINAMKVTASNRDWFQEKAAASGFSAQPTGQCMNDSDNVTTNEPEEALRPMDEAVRRALVEGHEGMLRFLIGRLRNRNDAEEVLQRFMLRAIERANDLRDVKSVKGWLSKVLATTLIDFHRQATRSRMKETVVDPQELAELAEAEGPSDDDIEAAICNCLYRLLPTLKSEYAEIIWRADLLEEPRESIAESLDTTVNNINVRLYRARGALKQRLLQMCRTCVIHGFLDCECQHETVDSGAS
- a CDS encoding sensor histidine kinase, which encodes MAGLNHPASAASGSDILALIGDGVVSTDESGRILLFNRAAEEIFGYGADEILGETVEILLPRRFRSRHVSDVKAFAVDPEATRRIMGHRREVLGQRKTGEEFPVEATVSRHLLNGNTTLTVVIRDVSERRRFEQELEMRNRELAASESRLRLALEGGRMGTWEWNLQNDELLGDDALRHLWGLSEQARVHVDDAFARVHPEDLPGLRRVLDNVIARTEEFADEFRIRDREGSSRWVAARGTVLRGGEGEAKTIVGVSFDVSERRELDEQRRLLAAELNHRMKNMMALVQSVVSLSSGGTQSVDAYKQALQGRLGAVAKSLNLTQDGESRVALLDQLLRELEPYRNANGTNIVLAGPTVPLDARTGLSVGLVLHELATNAAKYGALSLATGTVSVEWTLEDSDGGCRLTLEWRESGGPPVSPPTHRGFGSTLIETTLTRSLRGKVEIDYLPQGLLCRMALPLENKEKRSSL
- a CDS encoding DUF302 domain-containing protein, encoding MSYYFAKTIEAGDIEAVLERVRAALQEHGFGILTEIDLQTTLKEKISVDIRPCRNLGACNPSLAHKALQAEDKIGTMLPCNVIIQQVAPEVFEVAAVDPVASVQAVEDEALAEVAASVTNKLKAVTAAL